The Sulfurospirillum diekertiae genomic sequence CACGTTGTTTTTGACCACCACTAAGCTCATTTGGATAGCCCTCAGCTTTATGTACTAAGCCTACACGTTCTAGAAGTTTAAGAGCTGCTTCATTGGCATCATGTTTGCTAATACCTTTGACTTTGCGTTGCGCAATGGTAATGTTTTCTAAAATCGTTAAATGGGGAAAAAGATTGAAGTGTTGGAAAACCATGCCAGTTTCGGCACGAACTTGGTTAATGTTAACTTTTTTTGCATAGAGATCAAATCCGTCAATAACGATCTCACCGTTATCAATCTCTTCAAGTTTGTTTATACAGCGAATAAGTGTTGATTTACCGCTACCACTAGGTCCGCAAATAACAACAATTTCACCTTCTGTAACGGAAAAATTTATATTTTTAAGAACATGAAAATCGCCATAATATTTATTAACATTTTCCATGCGAACAATAGCTTGACTCATTCAAACCTTTCTTGCGTTATGTGGCGTAAATCATAATTGTAGCAGTAGAATATAAAAGTAAGATAAAGGGCTTTGACAGTTGAAAAAGACAAAAATTATTAATTACAGGAAGGTACATTTCCACTATCACTGGCAAAAGAACTCAAAAAATGATATAAATTGGTAAGATCTTTTTCCGTAGTAATTAAAGGTGAATTGGGACACAAAGCTTTAATTGCAAGAGAGAGTTGGTTATTGTCATAAAAGGTTTTCCATTCATTAGCGGTATATTTTTTCCCCATAACGTCACCATTAAAACCACAAACAGGTTTTAAATATTGTGCATAAAATACTTTCCCTTTTACGGTGCTTGCATAAAGAGATGTTGAAAGCAAGCAAGTACCAAAAAATATGGCACAGATAATCTTTTTCATCGCAATCCTTTAAAGGCTATTTTTGTAATTTTGAGACGTAGTTTGCTACTTCATTTAAATCTTCCATATTCATATTCTTGACTTGTTTAGACATGACTAATGTGGTACTGTGGGTTTTGAACTCACTCTCTTTGTAAAATTTTAGGCTTTCCATCAGCTCTGCTACACTCTGTCCCGCAATGATGCCACTTTTACCAAAGGCTTTATTGCGACCATCGGCACCATGACAACCTGCACACTGCTTAAAAAGGGTTTCGCCATTATTTTGCGCAGATAAAAAAGAAGAGAGAAGAAGAAGAGAAAGAAGGGAATTTTTAATGTTTTGCGCCATGACCAAAAGCCTCCAATATTAAATAAGTATAAAAATATTTTACTAAATTTGATTATATCATGTTATTGATAGGGAGATAAATAAATTTTTTTTTTCGTAAGAAAATAATTTGTATGTGCTGTATTTTCACATATCATTTGATACAATGCCCCTTTTATCAAAGTGAGAGGTTAAGAGTGATAAGCAATAAATTTAAAGAGTTGGGCGCAGATTTTTTACTATTAATGGTTGCGGTGGCATGGGGAAGTACATTTTTTGTAGTACAAGCAGCGGTGAATGAAACACCTGTTTATACATTTTTGTTTTGGCGATTCTCTTTAGCAGGTCTTTTAATGGCATTTATTTCATTTAAACAAATTCGTTATCTAAATTTTAAAGTTTTAAAAGCAGGTGCTCTTTTAGGGCTTTTTATGTTTTTAGGTTATGCTTTTCAAACTTTTGCGCTTACGTATACTTACTCTTCAACAGTAGGTTTTATCACAGGGCTCAGCGTTATTGTCGTTCCTTTTGTGACATATCTTATTTTTAAACAAAAGGCTTCAATGTTCTCAACATTAGGAGCCATTATAGCTTCAGCGGGACTTTACTTTTTGACACTCAATAATGAATTAGGTTTATCTTTGGGTGAATTTTATGCTTTTGTTTGTGCAATGATGTTTGCATTGCATATTGTTTTTACGGGTCACCTCTCACGTCGACATAATATATACCTTTTAGTGACGATTCAGTTTTTAACAGTTGGTATTTGCTCTTTTATTGGAGGTTTTATAATGGAAGGTTCAATCATACCTCCTAATACTAATAGGTTATTTGTAGATGCCATAGCCATTACAGTTATTTTTGCAACAATTTTTGCCTTTTGGGTGCAAACAGCGATGCAACGTTTTACAACGGCAGCAAAAACTGCGATTATTTTTACGATGGAACCTGTAAGTGCAGGTATTTTTGGTTATTTATTTGCAAATGAACTTTTAACATTTCCACAAATATGTGGTGCTGTGATGATTCTAGGTGGTATGCTTACGGCAGAACTTGGCTCATACTATATGGAGCAGTATCGTAGAAGGAATAATGCTATTTAGCGTATGGAATATTAACGTCTTTCATTTTTTTAAGTTTTAAATATCTCCTTTAGAACTCGTTAGGATATATCTAATGCAACTTAGTTGTGACTTAATAACTTTTTAGATAACATTCATTATTAACTAATGAGGAAAATCATGAGTGAACAAATTAAAACATTGTTTCAAGAACACGACATCAAATTTACAGCCGCACGCTCCTCAATTTTAGAGGTGCTCAAAGAGACACATCATCCTATGAATTATGAGCAAATTAAAGAGAAGATGAATATTACAATGGATAAAGCGACGTTTTATCGCAATATCGCCAAGTTCGAAGAATTGGGAATGGTGCATAAATTTGAGGCCGATGATCGTAAGTGGTATTTTGAACTTTCCAGCACTACTCACGCCCATTTTATTTGTGAGCATTGTCATCAAATAACTTGTATGAATGTTGATCTTGGTAACGTGGAAGGTGATGTAAAAAGTATTGTACTTAAAGGTACATGTAAGGAGTGTCGCACATGAAAAAAACTTTTACATGTAAGCTTTTTAGTGCTGTTTTTCTTGAGTGGCTGTGCAGTTAAAAAAAAATATTACCACGTCAGAAACGTATGTCATTACAATTAAAAACAAACAGATAGCACTTTCCGATACGGGTTTTATCAATCAAGGTCAAGATTATACCAATGTGCAAATTTTCTCTGCAGGAAGTGTTCTTTTCAATCTTGAAATGATGGGAAATAACATCTGCTTGGATGGAAGATGTATGGATAAACTCTCTTTCAATCAGCAGTTCTTTCAAGAAGAACATTATGCAGGGTTGATGCAAGAGATTATTACTAAACAACCTATTTTTGAAGGTAAAAATTTACATCAAACGAATCATGGTTTTGAACAAGAGTTAGACTTTCCTCATAGTCATATTATCTATAAAATTGAAGACTCAAATCTCTCTTTTAGAGACATCAAGCAAGGTGTTCTGATCCGTTTAAAACCATTACAATAAAGGAACTTTATGAAATTTGTTGGAGCGCATGTCAGTGCCAGTGGCGGAGTTTTTAATGCTCCTATTAATGCTACAAAAATTGGAGCAAAAGCCTTTGCTCTCTTTACTAAAAATCAACGTCAATGGGAAGGTAAACCTTTAACCCAAGATGAGATTGATCGTTTTAAAGTCGAATTAGAAAAAGCGCAGATTCTACCCAAACATGTTCTACCTCATGATAGCTATTTGATTAATCTTGGCCATCCTGAGTATGAAGCACGTGAAAAATCGCTGAGTGCTTTTTTAGATGAGGTGAAACGCTGCGAAGCTTTAGGACTTGATAAACTCAATTTTCATCCAGGGAGTCATCTTAAACAGATAGATGAAGAGGCATGTTTGGAGCTCATTTGTGCATCCATGAACGAAGTGTTACGTCAAACTGAGGGCGTGACATTAGTCGTGGAGAACACAGCAGGTCAAGGAAGCAATATGGGTTACAAAATGGAACACTTAGGCTATCTTATGGATAACTCTATCGATAAAGAGCGTGTCGGGGTTTGCATCGATACCTGCCATCTGTTTACCTCAGGTTACGATATTAGAAGTGAAGAAGCGTATAGGCAAACGATGGAAAAATTTGCTACAATCGTCGGATTTAAGTATCTTAAAGGGATGCATTTAAACGATTCTAAGCCCGATTTGGGCGCTCGAGTTGATAGACATGATTCTATTGGCAAGGGAAAACTTGGGATCGAGCCGTTCAGGTTTATTATGAATGATGAACGCCTTAATGACATTCCTTTGGTCCTTGAAACAATCGATGATTCCATATGGGCAGAAGAAATCGCACTGCTTTATAGTCTTGTCAACTAAAAAACCTTAAGGAACCTATATGAAACAAACGGTAAAAGTAGTCACTCTGCTCAGTCTTAGTGCGGCGACATTACTAGCTTCAGGATACCGTATACCTGAGCAATCTTTAAATTCTGTAGCACTGAGTGCAGCGTATGTTGCAGGAGCCAATGGGGCAGATGCCAGTTACTACAATCCCGCTAATATGTCTTTTATGGAAAACGGTGCTTTTACAGAGGTTGCAATAACCTATATTAATTTGCCTAAAGTGAATTATACTGACACTCTTAACAGTCATTATAATGGAGACTCTAAAGAAGAGCAATTTTTAATGCCAAACTTACATTATGTCTCTCCTATGGTAGGTAACTGGCGTTATGGTCTTTCCATTACTGCTCCTGCGGGT encodes the following:
- a CDS encoding amino acid ABC transporter ATP-binding protein; this encodes MSQAIVRMENVNKYYGDFHVLKNINFSVTEGEIVVICGPSGSGKSTLIRCINKLEEIDNGEIVIDGFDLYAKKVNINQVRAETGMVFQHFNLFPHLTILENITIAQRKVKGISKHDANEAALKLLERVGLVHKAEGYPNELSGGQKQRVAIARTLAMKPKIILFDEPTSALDPEMIGGVLDVMRELAHENFTIVCVTHEMGFAKEVCDRIVFMDEGVIIEEATPEAFFANPKTERAQKFLQEILTH
- a CDS encoding c-type cytochrome, yielding MAQNIKNSLLSLLLLSSFLSAQNNGETLFKQCAGCHGADGRNKAFGKSGIIAGQSVAELMESLKFYKESEFKTHSTTLVMSKQVKNMNMEDLNEVANYVSKLQK
- a CDS encoding DMT family transporter, giving the protein MISNKFKELGADFLLLMVAVAWGSTFFVVQAAVNETPVYTFLFWRFSLAGLLMAFISFKQIRYLNFKVLKAGALLGLFMFLGYAFQTFALTYTYSSTVGFITGLSVIVVPFVTYLIFKQKASMFSTLGAIIASAGLYFLTLNNELGLSLGEFYAFVCAMMFALHIVFTGHLSRRHNIYLLVTIQFLTVGICSFIGGFIMEGSIIPPNTNRLFVDAIAITVIFATIFAFWVQTAMQRFTTAAKTAIIFTMEPVSAGIFGYLFANELLTFPQICGAVMILGGMLTAELGSYYMEQYRRRNNAI
- a CDS encoding Fur family transcriptional regulator, translating into MSEQIKTLFQEHDIKFTAARSSILEVLKETHHPMNYEQIKEKMNITMDKATFYRNIAKFEELGMVHKFEADDRKWYFELSSTTHAHFICEHCHQITCMNVDLGNVEGDVKSIVLKGTCKECRT
- the nfo gene encoding deoxyribonuclease IV, giving the protein MKFVGAHVSASGGVFNAPINATKIGAKAFALFTKNQRQWEGKPLTQDEIDRFKVELEKAQILPKHVLPHDSYLINLGHPEYEAREKSLSAFLDEVKRCEALGLDKLNFHPGSHLKQIDEEACLELICASMNEVLRQTEGVTLVVENTAGQGSNMGYKMEHLGYLMDNSIDKERVGVCIDTCHLFTSGYDIRSEEAYRQTMEKFATIVGFKYLKGMHLNDSKPDLGARVDRHDSIGKGKLGIEPFRFIMNDERLNDIPLVLETIDDSIWAEEIALLYSLVN